From the genome of Pieris rapae chromosome 5, ilPieRapa1.1, whole genome shotgun sequence, one region includes:
- the LOC111003527 gene encoding sodium channel protein para isoform X20, with amino-acid sequence MSEDLDSISEEEQSLFRPFTRESLAVIEARIAEEHAKQKELEKKRAEGETDLGRTKKKKEVRYDDEDEDEGPQPDATLEQGLPLPVRMQGSFPPELSSTPLEDIDPFYQNQTTFVVISKGRDIFRFSATDALWMLDPFNPIRRVAIYILVHPLFSLFIITTILVNCILMIMPTTPTVESTEVIFTGIYTFESAVKVMARGFILQPFTYLRDAWNWLDFVVIALAYVTMGIDLGNLAALRTFRVLRALKTVAIVPGLKTIVGAVIESVKNLRDVIILTMFSLSVFALMGLQIYMGVLTQKCVKVFPEDGSWGNLTDENWERFCQNETNWYSENDDYPLCGNSSGAGTCEPGYICLQGYGPNPNYGYTSFDTFGWAFLSAFRLMTQDYWENLYQLVLRSAGSWHVLFFVVIIFLGSFYLVNLILAIVAMSYDELQKKAEEEEQAEEEALREAEQKAAARADKQEAREQHAREQAAAAEAAAYAEAHPAKSPSDFSCQSYELFVNQERGNQDDNTRERMSLRSDPFQDSVSTQPTHKPANDTHHDTARRQRKVSMASLSLPGSPFNLRRGSRGSHQMALRPNGRNRYPPGADRKPLVLSTYLDAQEHLPYADDSNAVTPMSEENGAIIIPVYYANLGSRHSSYTSHQSRLSYTSHGDLLGGKAQTKEAKLRGRSASRNHSITSQPHAYALPRQESSLVSRPLREYEVSTTECTDEAGKVLKQSNDNPFIESSQQPNVVDMRDVMVLNEIIEQAGRQSRASEQNAEDDDEGPTFKERLLEWLMKGIDFFCVWDCCWLWLEFQKYVALLVFDPFVELFITLCIVVNTLFMALDHHDMDKDMERALKSGNYFFTATFGIEAMLKLIAMSPKYYFQEGWNIFDFIIVALSLLELGLEGVQGLSVLRSFRLLRVFKLAKSWPTLNLLISIMGRTMGALGNLTFVLCIIIFIFAVMGMQLFGKNYVDYVDRFPGGELPRWNFTDFMHSFMIVFRVLCGEWIESMWDCMLVGDVSCIPFFLATVVIGNLVVLNLFLALLLSNFGSSSLSTPTADQDTNKIAEAFNRISRFIDWVKKNAADFLKIVKSKLTNQIAIHAPERVDNELELGADIEDGVLFKDKKLKDQVEVAIGDGMEFTIPGDNKYKKGNILMNNINAITDNHTDNRINCEINHHGYPIQDDDTISQKSYGSHKIRSFKDESHKGSADTIDGEEKKDASKEELGLEEEMIEEEEDGKLDGLAKIDIKVAADEDVVDLTPADCCPEPCYARFPFLAGDDESPFWQGWATLRLKTFRLIENTYFETAVITMILLSSLALALEDVHLPHRPILQDILYYMDRIFTVIFFIEMLIKWLALGFQKYFTNAWCWLDFIIVMVSLINFVAALCGAGGIQAFKTMRTLRALRPLRAMSRMQGMRVVVNALVQAIPSIFNVLLVCLIFWLIFAIMGVQLFAGKYFKCVDMNHTTLSHEIIPDRNACILENYTWENSPMNFDHVGKAYLCLFQVATFKGWIQIMNDAIDSREVGRQPIRETNIYMYLYFVFFIIFGSFFTLNLFIGVIIDNFNEQKKKAGGSLEMFMTEDQKKYYNAMKKMGSKKPLKAIPRPRWRPQAIVFEIVTDKKFDMIIMLFIGFNMLTMTLDHYQQTETFSQILDYLNMIFIVIFSSECLLKIFALRYHYFVEPWNLFDFVVVMFSILSLVLSDIIEKYFVSPTLLRVVRVAKVGRVLRLVKGAKGIRTLLFALAMSLPALFNICLLLFLVMFIFAIFGMSFFMHVKNKGGLDDVYNFKTFVQSMILLFQMSTSAGWDGVLDGIINEEECDLPDNERGYPGNCGSATIGITYLLSYLVISFLIVINMYIAVILENYSQATEDVQEGLTDDDYDMYYEIWQRFDPEGTQYIRYEQLSDFLDVLEPPLQIHKPNKYKIISMDIPICRGDMMFCVDILDALTKDFFARKGNPIEEPGDIVGRPGEVGYEPVSSTLWRQREEYCARLIQHAWRRHRRAHSPAGEGVGGDGSGGECSAGGAETAVLLDSSGGSAHRVVLQGGGESPRPPEPAPPPAPV; translated from the exons ATGTCCGAAGACTTGGACTCGATCAGCGAGGAAGAACAAAGTTTGTTCCGACCTTTCACTAGAGAGTCATTGGCCGTTATCGAAGCCCGCATAGCTGAGGAGCATGCCAAGCAAAAAGAACTCGAAAAGAAACGCGCTGAAGGCGAG ACCGATTTGGGGCGgacgaaaaagaaaaaagaa GTGCGTTACGATGACGAGGACGAAGACGAAGGTCCTCAACCGGACGCGACCCTCGAGCAGGGTCTACCCCTGCCCGTACGGATGCAGGGATCCTTCCCCCCTGAACTATCCTCCACGCCTCTCGAAGACATCGATCCGTTCTACCAAAATCAAACC ACATTCGTAGTCATAAGCAAGGGTAGAGATATCTTCAGATTTTCGGCGACAGATGCGTTATGGATGTTGGATCCGTTCAACCCGATAAGGAGGGTCGCTATATACATACTTGTACATCCTCTTTTCTCTCTGTTCATCATTACAACGATCCTTGTCAATTGTATCTTAATGATAATGCCGACGACGCCAACCGTCGAAAGTACTGA AGTTATCTTTACCGGAATCTACACGTTTGAATCGGCGGTGAAAGTAATGGCCAGGGGTTTCATTCTACAGCCATTCACATACCTTAGAGATGCATGGAATTGGCTTGACTTCGTAGTTATAGCTTTAGC TTATGTGACGATGGGCATAGATCTCGGCAACTTGGCCGCTCTTAGAACGTTCAGAGTTCTCCGAGCGCTGAAGACTGTGGCCATCGTACCGG GGTTGAAGACTATCGTTGGTGCTGTCATAGAGTCTGTGAAAAATCTTCGCGATGTGATTATTTTGACAATGTTCTCGCTATCTGTATTTGCGTTAATGGGCCTACAAATCTACATGGGAGTGTTAACGCAGAAATGTGTAAAGGTATTCCCCGAAGACGGCAGTTGGGGCAACCTGACTGATGAGAACTGGGAGAGATTTTGTCAAAACGAAA cGAACTGGTATAGTGAAAATGACGACTATCCATTATGCGGGAACTCATCAGGAGCAGG AACATGTGAACCAGGCTACATATGTTTACAAGGGTACGGACCAAACCCAAACTACGGCTACACGAGTTTCGACACGTTCGGTTGGGCGTTTCTATCAGCTTTCAGATTGATGACGCAAGATTACTGggaaaatttatatcaactg GTTCTAAGGTCGGCTGGTTCATGGCACGTGCTGTTCTTCGTTGTGATCATTTTCCTCGGCTCTTTCTATCTCGTCAACTTGATCTTGGCCATCGTCGCCATGTCATACGACGAGTTGCAGAAGAAAGCAGAGGAGGAGGAACAGGCTGAAGAAGAAGCACTAAGG GAAGCGGAACAAAAGGCAGCGGCTCGAGCGGATAAGCAAGAAGCGAGGGAACAACACGCTCGCGAGCAAGCCGCCGCGGCGGAAGCAGCCGCATACGCCGAAGCACATCCTGCCAAGTCTCCCAGTGACTTCTCCTGCCAGAGCTACGAGTTGTTCGTCAACCAGGAGAGGGGCAATCAGGATGACAATACGAGGGAACGCATGTCCCTTCGTAGCGACCCCTTCCAGGATTCGGTGAGCACTCAGCCCACGCACAAGCCTGCCAACGACACCCACCACGACACAGCACGCCGGCAGAGGAAGGTCAGCATG GCTTCTTTATCACTACCTGGATCACCGTTCAATTTGCGACGCGGTTCCCGAGGATCTCATCAAATGGCGTTGAGACCGAACGGAAGGAATAGGTATCCACCGGGAGCCGATCGGAAACCACTTGTTTTATCAACATACTTGGACGCACAGGAACATCTGCCTTATGCTGATGACTCAAATGCAGTCACGCCCATGTCAGAGGAGAACGGCGCTATTATAATACCAGTCTACTATGCGAACTTGG GATCAAGACATTCCTCCTATACATCACACCAGTCTAGGCTATCATATACGTCGCACGGCGATCTCTTAGGGGGAAAAGCTCAAACCAAGGAGGCCAAACTTAGAGGGCGATCGGCATCCAGGAACCACAGCATTACTTCCCAACCTCACGCCTACGCGCTGCCCAGACAAGAGTCGTCGCTGGTATCTCGACCATTAAGAGAATAT gaAGTAAGTACAACGGAATGTACTGATGAGGCTGGCAAAGTTTTGAAACAATCAAATGATAATCCGTTCATTGAGTCATCACAGCAGCCAAATGTCGTTGATATGAGAG aTGTTATGGtactaaatgaaataattgaacaAGCTGGAAGGCAAAGTAGAGCGAGCGAGCAAAATG CTGAAGATGACGATGAAGGGCCCACATTCAAGGAGCGACTCCTGGAGTGGCTCATGAAAGGGATAGACTTCTTCTGTGTGTGGGATTGCTGCTGGTTATGGCTCGAGTTTCAGAAATACGTCGCACTCTTGGTGTTCGATCCGTTTGTAGAACTGTTCATCACGTTGTGTATCGTGGTCAATACTCTGTTTATGGCACTGGACCATCACGACATGGACAAAGATATGGAAAGAGCGTTGAAAAGTGGTAATTAT TTTTTCACGGCTACGTTCGGTATTGAAGCGATGCTAAAATTAATAGCAATGAGTCCCAAATATTACTTTCAAGAAGGATGGAACATATTCGACTTTATCATTGTGGCCTTATCATTATTGGAATTAGGACTGGAAGGGGTTCAGGGTTTGTCAGTATTGCGTTCATTCCGATTG CTTCGAGTATTCAAATTGGCAAAGTCATGGCCGACTCTTAATTTACTCATCTCTATAATGGGTAGGACGATGGGTGCCTTGGGCAACCTGACCTTCGTATTGTGcatcattattttcatatttgccGTGATGGGTATGCAACTATTCGGGAAAAATTATGTGG ATTACGTAGACCGTTTTCCTGGTGGAGAGCTCCCAAGGTGGAACTTCACGGATTTCATGCACAGTTTCATGATAGTATTCCGAGTATTATGTGGAGAATGGATAGAGAGTATGTGGGATTGCATGCTGGTTGGAGATGTTTCTTGTATACCTTTCTTCTTGGCAACGGTCGTTATTGGCAATCTTGTG GTACTTAACCTCTTCTTGGCCCTGTTACTGTCAAATTTTGGTTCGTCAAGTCTATCGACGCCAACAGCCGATCAGGACACGAACAAAATCGCGGAGGCTTTTAATAGAATATCCCGATTTATCGATTGGGTCAAAAAAAACGCAgccgattttttaaaaatagtcaaAAGCAAATTGACGAATCAGATTGCTATCCACGCTCCGG AACGAGTCGACAATGAACTGGAATTGGGTGCCGATATCGAAGACGGGGTTTTATTCAAAGACAAGAAACTAAAAGATCAAGTGGAGGTAGCTATAGGTGACGGAATGGAATTTACGATACCAG GcgacaataaatataaaaaaggaaatatattgatgaataatattaatgctaTAACGGATAATCATACTGACAATCGAATTAACTGTGAAATAAATCATCATGGTTATCCGATACAG GATGATGATACAATTAGTCAAAAATCTTATGGTAGTCATAAAATAAGATCATTTAAAGACGAAAGTCATAAAGGATCTGCGGATACGATAGACGGAGAAGAAAAGAAAGACGCAAGTAAAGAAGAATTAGGTTTAGAagaag AAATGATTGAAGAAGAGGAGGATGGAAAACTTGATGGCTTAgcaaaaatagatataaaggTGGCCGCAGACGAGGATGTAGTGGACCTCACACCAGCAGACTGTTGTCCAGAACCTTGCTATGCGCGCTTCCCCTTCTTAGCTGGAGATGACGAGTCTCCATTTTGGCAAGGCTGGGCAACCCTTAGACTGAAAACCTTCcgattaatagaaaatacctATTTCGAAACGGCTGTGATAACAATGATTTTACTTAGTAGTTTGGCATTG GCGTTAGAAGATGTCCATCTACCACATCGACCAATTCTTCAAGACATCTTATATTACATGGATCGTATATTCACagtaatattctttattgaGATGTTAATCAAATGGTTAGCTCTCGGATTTCAGAAGTACTTCACCAACGCCTGGTGCTGGCTCGATTTCATTATTGTCATG GTGTCGCTTATAAACTTCGTTGCGGCGCTTTGTGGCGCTGGAGGCATTCAAGCATTCAAAACGATGAGAACTCTCCGAGCCCTTCGACCACTCAGGGCTATGAGCCGCATGCAGGGCATGAGG GTTGTTGTAAACGCGTTAGTACAAGCCATTCCATCCATCTTCAACGTACTGCTCGTATGTCTTATCTTCTGGCTAATTTTCGCTATTATGGGAGTTCAACTGTTTgctggaaaatattttaag tgtGTCGACATGAACCATACAACACTGAGCCATGAAATAATTCCCGATCGTAACGCGTGCATTTTGGAAAATTACACATGGGAAAATTCACCGATGAACTTCGATCACGTCGGAAAAGCTTACCTATGTTTGTTCCAAGTGGCCACGTTCAAAGGCTGGATACAAATCATGAATGATGCTATCGACTCGCGAGAG gTCGGCCGCCAACCAATCAGAGAAACTAATATCTACATGTACCTGTACTTCgtgttctttattatatttgggtCTTTCTTCACCCTTAACCTATTTATAGGAGTAATCATTGACAACTTTAACGAACAAAAGAAAAAGGCTGGTGGAAGTCTTGAAATGTTCATGACTGAGGATCAGAAGAAATATTACAATGCTATGAAGAAAATGGGATCCAAGAAACCGTTGAAAGCTATCCCAAGACCAAGA TGGCGACCACAAGCGATAGTATTCGAGATTGTGACGGATAAGAAGTTCGACATGATTATCATGTTGTTCATCGGTTTCAATATGTTAACGATGACACTAGATCACTATCAACAAACAGAAACGTTCAGCCAGATCCTGGATTATCTAAATATGATCTTCATCGTTATATTTAGTTCAGAGTGTCTgttgaaaatatttgcattgCGCTATCACTATTTCGTTGAACCTTGGAATCTATTTGATTTCGTCGTTGTCATGTTTTCTATTCTCA GTCTGGTGTTAAGTGACATTAttgagaaatattttgtatctcCAACTTTGTTGAGAGTAGTGAGAGTGGCAAAAGTTGGTAGAGTGTTGCGTCTTGTAAAAGGAGCTAAGGGTATTAGAACTCTACTGTTTGCCTTAGCGATGTCACTACCCGCTCTTTTCAATATCTGTTTACTACTTTTCTtggtcatgtttatttttgcGATATTTGGAATGTCGTTCTTTATGCACGTTAAAAATAAAGGAGGCCTTGATGACGTCTACAACTTCAAGACTTTCGTGCAGAGTATGATTCTACTCTTCCAG ATGTCAACGTCAGCGGGTTGGGATGGCGTTTTAGATGGAATAATCAACGAAGAAGAGTGTGATTTACCAGATAACGAACGAGGGTATCCCGGTAACTGTGGTTCTGCGACCATTGGGATCACGTACTTACTGTCTTATTTGGTCATATCTTTCCTAATCGTTATCAACATGTACATTGCCGTCATTCTCGAGAATTACTCTCAG GCGACCGAAGACGTGCAAGAAGGTTTGACCGACGACGACTACGACATGTACTATGAAATTTGGCAAAGATTCGATCCGGAAGGAACTCAGTACATCCGCTACGAGCAACTGTCAGACTTCCTCGACGTCCTCGAACCGCCACTACAGATTCACAAAccgaataaatacaaaatcatatCTATGGATATTCCGATCTGTCGCGGCGACATGATGTTCTGCGTGGACATCCTGGACGCCCTGACGAAAGACTTCTTTGCCCGAAAGGGCAACCCTATCGAGGAGCCCGGAGACATCGTGGGTCGGCCGGGCGAGGTCGGCTATGAGCCGGTGTCCTCGACGCTATGGCGACAACGCGAGGAGTACTGCGCGAGGCTGATCCAGCACGCTTGGCGGCGGCATCGGCGCGCGCATTCGCCTGCCGGAGAGGGCGTGGGCGGGGACGGCTCGGGTGGCGAGTGCAGCGCGGGCGGCGCCGAGACGGCCGTGCTGCTAGACTCTTCGGGCGGCAGTGCGCACCGTGTGGTGCTGCAGGGAGGTGGAGAGTCTCCTCGCCCGCCCGAGCCGGCGCCGCCGCCCGCGCCCGTCTGA